From Cucumis melo cultivar AY chromosome 3, USDA_Cmelo_AY_1.0, whole genome shotgun sequence:
TTCTTTTGCAGCTCAATTCAACCACAATAAGAAACATCAGTTTGACATGTGGCACCATGTGATCCAATCACATGGGGCTACAAAAAATAGCTGAAGCCCAGCTAACCACAAGGTAGTTTCTAATTATTAAACAACAGGCAAATTTTTTACCTTCAGTGAAGTTGCAGACTACATTTTTGCAGCTGTTAAAACCATCTGTCATAATCCTTGCCCTTCTCCTAAGTGATTCAAGGATCCCTTTGCTACATTCTCATGGTTCACATTTGATTATTAGTATCATTTGCCTTTTAACATAACCtcttttttaaagatattaCCAGAAATACAAATggacaaattttcaaaaaccataGTCCAACAAGTTCCAAAGAAGTTCGGCTGACGCATACCTTTCACGATGATATTGCTCATAGGATACATCACCAGGTTTGGGGGGATTGACCATGAGTCCCATCTGCATTGACAAAAGGAGACATTTTACTAAAAAGATACTAAGATGAATTCATGTCCAGACCCCAGATTCCACTCGTTGTCTCTCAAACATAACGAAAAGTACTAAAAAAGGAGTCAGTGCATGTCTTACAAACACTTGTGCAGGAACATTTGGACTGAGAGATATTGATGCAATCTTGTATATCTCATCCACTGTCTGCATCATTAAAAGCACATAAGCAGAAAAAATTGGATGACTTCGTTTATACatcacaaaaagaaaagaagttaaACAAGGGAGAGGATCTGCCTTCAGAGTGTGACAGAACCAAAGATGGAAGAACGTTGAGGTACTACATGGGTACAAAGAAAATTCAATAACTAAACTATAAGAGAGGACCTGAGGAGGAATGTTTGTCATCTCAAAGTATCCACCACGTTGTCCACACTCTCCCCAATATCCCTTTGACACAGTGTGGAATGATATGAGCTGAAGTTCCTTGCTGATGGGAGGCCCCATATCCATTAATACCTTCCAATTTTATAGTACAAGCTACTTAATACAAATAGACAAGTAGAGAGGAACGTGTTTGGTATGTTCTAATGGCATTGTCACCGAACCTTTTTAGAACTAATGAAAGGTCTTTCATCCTGATAGATGTTTTGCTGATAAACTTCATCACCAAGTAATGCTAGATTTTCTTGAAAACAGAAGTTCAATATTTCTCTTAAATTTGCTTCACTAAGGCATTGACCAGTTGGGTTACCGGGGTTTATGATTACCATTACTCTGACCTGGTTGTTTGACAGAATGTAAGAGTGATTAGGTCGTGAACATAAAGAAGACAATTACATAGAATTATCTCACAGTAAAAATAAAACTATCCAAATATATTGTAATGAATGGGATAGTGTAACAATATATATGAGAAAAGTATATATTTGAGGAACAATAATTAAAGAAGCAAAAAAAGAAATCTTAGTTTTTGCATTGTTGTGATTAAAAACCCAGATACACACTCGTCAGAGGGTGCAATAAAGGTATCACTGTCGCCTATCTCATTCTAAATACAAAATACCAACTCCCAACATTAAGCACAATTCTTGATTATCAAAAAGTATTAAAGAGAGATATGTCAACCGTGATTCCCTGAGAGCGAGCTCGTGCAACTGACTGACGAAGGTCATTGACATCAAGACCCCAGTTGGAGCTCTCATCTAAATAATATGGAACCAAGGAACCACCAAACAGAGCAATTGTTGCAGAGTAAAGTGGATACTGAGGGACTGGAACAAGAATCtggaaagagaaagaaaagtaagGCAACATACAATGGATAAATAATTTGAAAGGATCAAAGAAGATGCATTACCCCATCACCTTCACCACGGATTATAGTATTCAGTATTTGCATCACACCTTTGCTGGCCCCATCTGTGAGATATATCAGTTCTGGATCACTGTCATTTAAACATGTTGTAGTGAGCTTTCACTTGAACACAAATGTTGAAATTTATTGGCTTGTCATCAAGCCAATACTGGGGTCGGGAAAAATCCATAACTTCTTAAATTTTTAGCTAGCCTGGTCATACCTCGGATAGCCATCACGCCTTTCTATGAACTCTGCCACCTCCTTCCTTACTCCTGGATTTCCTCGGGAATCACTGTAAGCACCTGAAAGAGTAGCTCAGTCATTAATTATTTGGTCATTGGATGGCATGCCTGAACTCTTTGCTTTGGCACCGTAATTGAATAATTTCGAACTCAACTGGTACTTTTAGGAGGGTGATGATAAGTCGAATACAAGCAATGGGTTCCCAGATAGCACAAGAACTTCAAGATGATATACTAATCTAGGAGCGATAACGGAGTAATAAACATCAAATGGTCAAGAAAGCCGTGGGTATCTACTATATTTTTGTTGATAGAACTATAACAATATGGGCAcgataaaagataaataatatatgatcGGCAGAACATCAGAGGCTGTAAAAAAGGGCTTGTGTAGAAATTGTTTCATTGAATGAATAAATTCTGTCGTACAAACTAACACATGCATACCTAAACCACCCCCAATCATTGAAAGATAATGTTTGGCCCTGACAATTGCATCAGGAGGGAATAATTGTCCTACATTGGGATCGTCTAGAAGAAATGGCGCTTGGCAAAGAGCAATCACCTGGGCAAGAATAACACGTATCAAACAAAAAGCTCATGCTAAGCAACTTAAGAGTCATTTAATAGCAGTTAGGATGAAAATCACCACCGAAGAGGGAAGTTGAAGTGAACCTGACGAGGAAAGGTCAAAGGCTTTTGGCCAAGAGCGTGAGGATTCCCAACATTTGTAAAGATAATCTGGAAATTGTAAGAGTGAAAACAGAGATACCACCGATGCCCATATGGGACTAGAAggaatttgaagaaaaaataaattaggaACGGAAaccttttttccttctttctgaAGCTCGGATGCTCGAAGATACAATTCTCCTCTAACTGCATACTCTACCTTCTTCATGTTCTCATTTATAGACTCATAATCTAATGGTTTCAGACCCATTTTCAGATACTCAAAAACTCtcagttttcttcttcttcttctacgaGTTCAACAATAAAGAAAAGCTTCAATGGAGGAATTCTTTACTCATCCTCTTGGTTTTTCAACAACTCGAGCCACTCGTCGATTTGGGACATACAGTCCTGATGTAAAATGTGGACACTAATCAGCTCCTCGTTTTTGGACGTCagtattttgtcaaaaaaagaaaaatggaaaagtgACCATATGGTCTTGTTGGCGGAGGATTTTGTGCAGAACTTTCCCTTAATACTTGTGAGGAACTGGGCAACACAATGGACAAAGGAAACCTGGTAAGCAGATATGAGAATTGAGTTGTCGTTAGTGTGATGATGCTGCAACAAACTCATCCCGCACTGAAACGCCGAACTTGTTTCCAATCCAAAGCGGCCAAGTGTAAGGGATGCAAATGCAAATATTTGTTAGTTGAAGCCGAAGGaggtaatatttttaaatatttactcTCTGTAGATTAGTTGATAGAATCGGTAATTACATTacaatcatttaaaaagaactaagtaaatgttcttttttttttttctttttttttgggagcaaaaatctaaaattattattattatggttTAAGAGTTGGGGCCCAATATTTGATATTTGATCCGGAAAGCCCGAAACGTTGGTCTGTGCAATTTTTTTCCCGCATAGTTTCCATTGACTTCAATTCAACCGGGAGCGACCCCCGCCAAAGggaacaattttgaatttttttcactCCCAAATCGGCTTACCAACAAGAAGCTCTCTTCGTCTTCGTCTTCGTTTAGTTACACGGGCAGACGAAGTTTCTTCCAAGAGCTGGCTATTTTCTTCCTCAACTTGTTAGCCCTAGGGATTCATTTCAAGTTAAAGCACGAGCTTTGCAAAGGGGGTTTCAATTTTCAATCTCTAGATGACTACTAAAACCGACTCTACTGGAGAGACTGCTTTTCACATGCTACAGCCGGAGCGTGACCTTCGATTGAATTGGGAAGTCGACCTCGCCCAGAACCTCGAGAGATATCTGTTGCAGATTTGCGCTGGTGAGTTTCAGTCCGGCGAAGATGAGAACCACACTGTCAATTTTGCTGAAGGTGAGgtttcttttattgttttgaattgtgaaaaaaattgaatatttctGATTGAGTTGTGTATTctgggattttttttttgtcgggTGTAGCTGCTCTGCTTCTTCAGGGCTCGATTCAGGTTTACAGTCGCAAGGTTGAATACCTTTACTCATTAGTTTTGCGAGCATTGGAGTTCCTTTCTGAAAGAAGGTCTGattatttttaattcaattCTGTCTTATAGTTATTGCTTATCCCgtgtttttttttcataaatattttcataagcTTTGTATTCGAACAGACAGCAGGATCATTTGGAAGGGACCTCAATAGAGACTGAACAAAATGGTTCTCGTAAAATTGATGAGGACGAGAACAATCTATACTGGGTTTCAGGGGACGTGCCAGGTAGCTTATTTATTTTATGTCATAGTGAAACTTGTGAAATACTTAAGACAAAATAACATTTTGATTTATGATTCAAATCTTGCAGTTGATCCAAAGAATACCTTGGAGAGTACCAAGGAAGATGTTTGTTTAAATCAAACTGTAAAGGCTCCTGCAAATTTAGTCGTTCTTGAGGGTGATTGCTTGGATGCATCTGACAATGGGGAACTAGATTCATACCTGGTATTGATTGCTATAACTAAttatctttttttgttttttgttttcgtTACCTTTTATATCATTTGACAGTCAATAATAACCTCTTTTAATTATGCAGTTGGCCACCACTAGTAATATTTTCCAAGACTTTATCCTTTTAGATCCGTGTGATGTTAAAACACTCGAAGATTATATGAATGAGGGCAATAAGTTTGGAAAAAGCCATAATAGTGCACGCAGGGGCAGCTCGACCCGCAGGAGTTGTCAGTCTCCATCAGTTAGACGTTCTGGAGGACATATGCAAAGATCATCTTTTGGCAAGACTCAGGGTGATCATAATGCTCAATCACCACTTGTCAACTGTAGCTTCGTCCATGATCCTCCAGTTTGTCATAATTTTGCCAATGAAGATCATATGGATGGTGGAAATTCTGAACCAGAGGACTCAAATGGTTCTGAAGAGGATGACGATCTTTGGAAGCCTTTGAATCCCCATGAACCaggaaatttaaaaataaaaccatTTAGAAAAGGTTGTTTACACACTTTTACTTACATTCATTTCCTatcaatttttgtttaaaagtaaactcttttttaattattatttttaactttctctctcttcttgcCCTCATGTCAGTTAAAGcttttaaaaagaactataaCAATTCTGGTAAGCATGAGTCTCTAACAGCTTTGTTTCCAATGGCAAAACTACATGGCCCCGTTAGTCAAGAGTTTGCAGAGATTTGGGAAAAGCAGAACCATGAATTCAAAGCACATAAAGAATCCAAATCTGTTTTATTATATGAGAAGGTACATTTTTGTGTATGTTTTGACTAATAAAATATTTCTTATAGTTGACAGACTAACTATTGTGACTACAGCTGCGAAATTCACTTATCAATGAAGGTCATAAAAGTTGTGATTCTCTTTCTGATGTGGAAGATGACAATATTGATAATGGTTTTGAAGATGCAATGCCTGATGTCAATCAGCCAGATATTGGTGACCCCAATGACCATTATATGGATGAGGCTATGGGTTTTGGGAATGAAAAGGTTAAGTAAACTGTGCGGCACATTTTTATTGTAGGTTAATTTTTCTTTCGAATTACTATTGATTGTTAAGTCATGGATTTTATGCAGCACGATGCTGCAGCTCATTTTGATAATGATGAAGCATATGAACCTGAATTTCCTGATTCTCGTTCAAGTCTAGAAGACCTTTGTCGCTCTCATCTTGTAAGTGATATCTGTGGATTTGTCACTTGACTTTACCTATTTGTAATCTTGCTGGCTCTTaattttttaaggaaaattattttaattgtgATATCTGTTATTACAAATACAACAAAgtttcaaaatctatcaatgctAGACGACccatttttaattatttgtttgtattattatttttttgcttTCTATTGAGTGAATTCCTCGTGTCCGCTCTTTTTT
This genomic window contains:
- the LOC103487718 gene encoding glutamate--glyoxylate aminotransferase 2, which codes for MGLKPLDYESINENMKKVEYAVRGELYLRASELQKEGKKIIFTNVGNPHALGQKPLTFPRQVIALCQAPFLLDDPNVGQLFPPDAIVRAKHYLSMIGGGLGAYSDSRGNPGVRKEVAEFIERRDGYPSDPELIYLTDGASKGVMQILNTIIRGEGDGILVPVPQYPLYSATIALFGGSLVPYYLDESSNWGLDVNDLRQSVARARSQGITVRVMVIINPGNPTGQCLSEANLREILNFCFQENLALLGDEVYQQNIYQDERPFISSKKVLMDMGPPISKELQLISFHTVSKGYWGECGQRGGYFEMTNIPPQTVDEIYKIASISLSPNVPAQVFMGLMVNPPKPGDVSYEQYHRESKGILESLRRRARIMTDGFNSCKNVVCNFTEGAMYSFPQIQLPPKAIETAKRAGKEADVFYCLKLLEATGISTVPGSGFGQKEGVFHLRTTILPPEEEMPGIMASFRKFNDEFMEQYA
- the LOC103487716 gene encoding condensin-2 complex subunit H2 translates to MTTKTDSTGETAFHMLQPERDLRLNWEVDLAQNLERYLLQICAGEFQSGEDENHTVNFAEAALLLQGSIQVYSRKVEYLYSLVLRALEFLSERRQQDHLEGTSIETEQNGSRKIDEDENNLYWVSGDVPVDPKNTLESTKEDVCLNQTVKAPANLVVLEGDCLDASDNGELDSYLLATTSNIFQDFILLDPCDVKTLEDYMNEGNKFGKSHNSARRGSSTRRSCQSPSVRRSGGHMQRSSFGKTQGDHNAQSPLVNCSFVHDPPVCHNFANEDHMDGGNSEPEDSNGSEEDDDLWKPLNPHEPGNLKIKPFRKVKAFKKNYNNSGKHESLTALFPMAKLHGPVSQEFAEIWEKQNHEFKAHKESKSVLLYEKLRNSLINEGHKSCDSLSDVEDDNIDNGFEDAMPDVNQPDIGDPNDHYMDEAMGFGNEKHDAAAHFDNDEAYEPEFPDSRSSLEDLCRSHLDALLASIAETEKQTEMATRVSTWKQNIEHNLEEQDKHPPFDIHEYGQAILDELSSEADRGGLMPFSDVVEGQEKYNVARSFSALLQLVNNGDVELEKNGVDGESICYTNVNPFHIRLVRHKQQVVKTHQTSRKRFVSPGKTNTLKESSVRDKKGRK